The following proteins are co-located in the Paraphotobacterium marinum genome:
- the nudC gene encoding NAD(+) diphosphatase, with protein sequence MKIIEPLFSKNILHRDDKIRNYEQLERMKLLQKSNCFFVLLYRGQFVFNGTTQDYIFSNQAYYQQYSTPKDEIIYLGTFQNQHYFVTILDFLVHTNQLDDLKMITENINIDNEHLSIMAQALGIANWNQTHKFCGQCGSLNQKQHFGWKKYCTKCKKEHFPRLDPAVIMLLTNDKNEVFLGSGVRFPENRYSLLAGFMEPGESIELAAIREVYEESGIRATFKSYLKSQPWPFPMGLMIGVHLTTHQQNFKLDTNEIRTGRWFTKSEISNYFKEEAADFSLPSTYGIARNILHAWSIENT encoded by the coding sequence ATGAAAATAATAGAGCCCCTTTTTTCAAAGAATATACTTCATAGAGATGATAAAATTCGGAACTATGAACAACTTGAACGAATGAAGCTTTTGCAAAAGAGTAATTGTTTCTTTGTCTTACTATATCGAGGTCAATTTGTTTTCAATGGGACAACACAAGATTATATCTTTTCTAACCAAGCCTATTATCAACAATATTCGACACCAAAAGATGAGATCATTTATTTAGGCACTTTTCAAAATCAACACTATTTTGTGACAATACTTGATTTTTTAGTTCATACGAATCAATTAGATGATTTAAAAATGATCACTGAAAATATAAATATTGATAATGAGCATTTAAGTATAATGGCACAAGCTCTTGGAATTGCAAACTGGAATCAAACACATAAGTTTTGCGGTCAATGCGGTTCATTAAATCAAAAACAACACTTTGGTTGGAAAAAATATTGTACAAAATGTAAAAAAGAACATTTTCCTCGTCTTGATCCCGCTGTCATTATGCTTTTAACCAATGACAAAAATGAAGTTTTTTTAGGATCCGGCGTGCGTTTTCCTGAAAATCGGTATTCTCTTTTAGCTGGCTTTATGGAGCCTGGTGAAAGCATTGAGCTAGCTGCTATTCGTGAAGTTTATGAGGAATCTGGAATTCGAGCTACTTTTAAAAGTTATCTTAAATCACAACCATGGCCTTTTCCTATGGGGCTTATGATTGGTGTCCACCTGACAACACATCAACAAAATTTTAAATTGGATACAAATGAAATTCGAACTGGACGTTGGTTTACCAAAAGTGAAATTTCCAATTATTTTAAAGAAGAAGCCGCTGATTTTAGTTTACCCTCAACATATGGTATTGCTCGAAATATTTTACATGCTTGGTCAATTGAAAACACATAG
- the aroG gene encoding 3-deoxy-7-phosphoheptulonate synthase AroG, with protein MFKTVNLRIEEIKQLLPPVAILESIPSTKNASKVVFDSRLAIHNILNNKDDRLLVIIGPCSIHDPVAAREYGEKLLQLRNELKDDLEIVMRVYFEKPRTTVGWKGLINDPYMNNSFQINDGLKIGRKLLLELCDSGMPTAVEFLDMITPQYLDDLISWGAIGARTTESQVHRELASGLSCPVGFKNGTDGNIKISSDAIRSANSPHHFLSVTKFGHCAIVETKGNEDCHIILRGGKKPNYYEEDVQKITQELKETGLNTKIMIDFSHANSEKQFKKQLTVAENVGHQIASGNEDIFGVMVESNLVEGRQDVKEGVELQYGQSITDACIGWDDTEKLLKTLASNVRARRKNK; from the coding sequence ATGTTCAAAACTGTGAATTTAAGAATAGAAGAAATTAAACAACTTTTACCACCTGTTGCTATTTTAGAAAGCATCCCCTCAACTAAAAATGCCTCCAAAGTAGTTTTTGACAGTCGTTTGGCAATTCACAATATTTTAAATAATAAGGACGATCGCTTATTGGTAATTATTGGGCCATGCTCTATACATGATCCAGTTGCAGCAAGGGAATATGGAGAAAAGTTGCTTCAATTGAGAAATGAATTAAAAGATGATCTGGAAATTGTAATGCGTGTTTACTTTGAAAAGCCAAGGACGACAGTTGGCTGGAAAGGCTTGATTAATGATCCATACATGAATAACAGTTTTCAGATAAATGATGGTCTTAAAATTGGAAGAAAACTATTATTGGAATTATGTGATTCAGGAATGCCTACAGCAGTTGAGTTTTTAGATATGATCACGCCACAGTATTTAGATGATTTAATTAGCTGGGGTGCAATTGGTGCTAGAACCACAGAATCACAGGTGCATCGGGAGTTGGCATCTGGACTGTCTTGTCCAGTTGGCTTTAAAAATGGAACAGATGGTAACATTAAAATTTCATCAGATGCTATTCGCTCTGCAAACTCACCGCATCACTTTCTTTCAGTAACGAAGTTTGGACATTGTGCCATTGTTGAAACAAAAGGAAATGAAGATTGTCATATCATTTTAAGAGGTGGAAAAAAACCAAATTATTATGAGGAAGATGTTCAGAAAATAACACAAGAACTCAAAGAAACTGGTTTAAATACAAAGATTATGATTGACTTTAGTCATGCAAATAGCGAGAAGCAATTTAAAAAGCAACTAACTGTTGCAGAAAATGTGGGTCATCAAATAGCATCTGGTAATGAGGATATCTTCGGTGTCATGGTTGAAAGTAACCTTGTCGAAGGGAGACAAGACGTAAAAGAAGGTGTTGAATTACAATATGGTCAAAGTATTACAGATGCATGTATTGGTTGGGATGACACTGAAAAATTGTTGAAGACCTTAGCATCGAATGTTCGAGCTAGAAGAAAAAACAAATAA
- a CDS encoding 5-oxoprolinase subunit C family protein: MSIIKFNNNAPFVTIKDLGRFNSGKYGYSQSGALDLYSYCMANSLLNNPINAPVLEITHGNLKLLFQEKHTQISITGADVSPHTDNTPIKMWSNMIMKPNQELTLNSPKQGLRTYIGIKGSIEVNRILGSVSTSARDNLNHLIHKDINPYGAFMKGALLKVKTTSFASLKKIAPDKIPTYQNHWKVGVILRESYLSKSESYSLFNSQFKVSNHYNAMSIILEGKSIKINQKIISHGIPLGGIQIPPNGQPIILMHEHQTIGGYPVIGCVCKLDLQKCAQAKTGDTIIFYPKPLKQAQKEFLEFQEKWLMP, translated from the coding sequence ATGAGTATCATAAAATTTAATAATAATGCACCATTTGTAACCATCAAAGATTTAGGCCGATTTAACTCAGGGAAGTATGGCTATTCTCAATCTGGTGCTTTGGATTTATATTCGTATTGTATGGCAAACTCTCTCTTAAATAACCCTATTAACGCCCCTGTACTTGAAATCACTCATGGCAACTTAAAACTACTCTTTCAAGAAAAACATACACAGATCTCCATTACTGGAGCAGATGTTTCTCCACACACGGATAATACCCCCATAAAAATGTGGTCCAATATGATCATGAAACCTAACCAAGAGTTAACTTTGAACAGCCCTAAACAAGGTCTAAGAACGTATATTGGTATTAAGGGAAGTATTGAAGTCAATAGGATATTGGGGAGTGTATCCACATCAGCTAGAGATAATTTGAATCATTTGATTCATAAAGATATCAATCCATATGGAGCATTTATGAAGGGAGCATTATTAAAAGTTAAGACGACAAGTTTTGCCTCCCTAAAAAAAATAGCACCGGATAAAATACCTACCTATCAAAACCATTGGAAAGTTGGGGTTATTTTAAGAGAGAGCTATCTATCTAAATCTGAATCTTATTCTTTATTTAATTCACAGTTTAAAGTTAGCAATCACTATAATGCAATGTCTATTATACTAGAAGGTAAAAGCATAAAGATTAATCAAAAAATTATCTCTCATGGAATTCCATTAGGAGGGATTCAAATACCTCCTAATGGTCAACCTATTATTTTAATGCATGAACATCAAACCATTGGTGGTTATCCAGTCATAGGTTGTGTCTGTAAATTAGATTTACAAAAATGTGCTCAAGCTAAAACAGGTGACACCATTATATTTTATCCAAAACCTTTAAAACAGGCACAAAAAGAATTCTTAGAATTCCAAGAAAAATGGCTCATGCCTTAA
- a CDS encoding cytochrome d ubiquinol oxidase subunit II, which translates to MEHSLEFTWMCIIGFSFVMYIILDGFVIGIGIVCPFLNEHQRDLAFSAVLPVWDGNQTWLVCGGALLYGMFPIAFAYLMPKIYLPVILLLVLLIFRGVCFEFRLKTKKGKGFYDKLFAVSSLLIGLAHGYLAGQVIIGYETHHFATEGWGLKIMAAITLVLGYMTLGATRLMLKTEGDLFDKTRLISKRCSYLLLIFGLICILITLLRAEVNLSFLRIIILTGIGVCCLLFFVLLQLSINKGNDIFPYWSTVGLFVMIFLSLFIYIFPYLIPYDLKYWEASSSETTLKFSLIPAVIMFPILLLYTGYNYYVFRGKVKEKISY; encoded by the coding sequence ATGGAGCATAGTTTAGAGTTTACTTGGATGTGCATCATTGGTTTTAGTTTCGTGATGTACATCATCCTAGATGGTTTTGTTATTGGTATCGGTATTGTTTGTCCATTTTTAAATGAACACCAAAGAGATCTTGCGTTTAGTGCTGTTTTACCAGTTTGGGATGGAAACCAAACTTGGTTAGTATGTGGTGGTGCTTTATTATATGGAATGTTTCCAATAGCGTTTGCTTATTTGATGCCAAAAATTTACCTACCCGTAATACTTCTTTTAGTCCTTCTTATTTTCAGAGGGGTCTGTTTTGAGTTTCGATTAAAAACTAAGAAAGGTAAAGGTTTTTATGATAAGCTTTTTGCAGTCTCATCACTCTTAATTGGTTTAGCACACGGCTATCTTGCCGGACAAGTCATCATTGGATATGAAACCCACCACTTTGCAACTGAAGGTTGGGGGCTTAAAATTATGGCTGCCATCACTTTAGTGTTGGGTTATATGACTTTGGGTGCGACACGATTGATGTTAAAAACAGAAGGAGATTTGTTTGATAAAACACGCTTAATATCCAAAAGATGTAGTTATCTTTTATTAATCTTTGGTTTAATCTGTATTTTGATTACGCTCTTAAGAGCTGAAGTCAATCTTTCTTTTTTAAGAATCATTATTTTAACCGGAATTGGCGTGTGCTGTTTGCTCTTTTTTGTTCTTCTCCAGTTAAGTATTAATAAAGGAAATGACATTTTCCCTTATTGGTCAACGGTTGGTTTGTTTGTTATGATATTTTTAAGTTTGTTTATTTATATCTTTCCATATTTAATTCCATATGACTTGAAATACTGGGAAGCAAGCTCATCTGAAACGACACTTAAGTTTAGTTTAATACCTGCTGTCATTATGTTTCCAATTTTACTACTTTATACCGGATATAACTATTATGTCTTTAGAGGAAAAGTTAAAGAGAAAATCTCCTATTAA
- a CDS encoding sugar transferase has product MLKYRLFDLCLSIPIFIVTLPFTLIILVVNYYYSNGSPIFLQERVGKGQKPFILMKFRTMKVGTQSVATHLASSSSITTFGNFLRKSKLDELPQLINVIKGDMSLVGPRPNLFNQKELINERSELGVYNVLPGITGLAQINNIDMSEPEKLAKIDANMIENMSIKTYFRYIVLTGLGKGSGDAIK; this is encoded by the coding sequence ATGTTGAAATATAGATTATTTGATTTGTGTTTATCGATACCGATATTTATTGTTACCTTACCATTTACTTTAATAATTTTAGTTGTTAATTATTATTACAGTAATGGCTCACCTATTTTTTTACAAGAACGAGTTGGTAAAGGACAAAAGCCATTTATACTGATGAAGTTTAGGACCATGAAAGTCGGAACTCAGTCAGTGGCAACACATCTTGCATCCTCATCATCAATTACTACATTTGGTAATTTCTTGCGAAAATCAAAACTTGATGAATTACCTCAATTAATTAATGTTATAAAAGGAGATATGAGTCTTGTAGGTCCAAGACCTAACTTATTTAACCAAAAAGAATTAATAAATGAGCGTTCAGAGCTAGGCGTTTATAATGTATTACCTGGCATTACTGGTTTAGCACAAATTAATAATATTGATATGTCAGAGCCTGAGAAACTTGCGAAGATTGATGCTAATATGATTGAAAATATGTCTATCAAAACTTATTTTAGATATATTGTATTGACAGGCCTGGGTAAGGGTAGTGGTGATGCCATCAAATAA
- a CDS encoding polysaccharide biosynthesis protein, whose protein sequence is MDDNKSLHGKKVHNQTIIGPIAMINQKRFLVNYPADEILIAIPSLKRAELQALYQEISKVGLPVKILPSYLDLTNGVKVTDLQEIKIEDLLGRDQIFINSNKLEKSYLHKTILVTGGAGSIGSEICRQLLDKSFPQNLIILDHSEYNLYLIEKEFSNYKGSANLKFVLSSVTDIKALTEVFDNNSIDIVFHAAAYKHVPLLENQPKIAIQNNVIGTKQVVDLSMKYKVERFLLVSTDKAVNPTNVMGATKRVAELYVNAQTSEHTKFMVTRFGNVLGSAGSVVPLFKKQIKQGGPITVTHKNIERFFMTIPEASLLVILSCAIGVGGETFVLEMGKPVKIVELAEQVIKLSGQKPYEDIDIEFTGLRSGEKMYEELFYSKEELKESGYEKLLIGQSTNIKIEK, encoded by the coding sequence TTGGATGACAATAAATCATTACATGGAAAAAAGGTTCATAATCAAACAATTATTGGGCCTATTGCCATGATTAATCAAAAAAGATTTTTAGTTAATTATCCTGCAGATGAAATCTTAATTGCCATTCCATCACTGAAAAGAGCTGAATTACAAGCTTTGTATCAAGAGATATCTAAGGTAGGTCTTCCGGTAAAAATTTTACCCTCATATTTAGATTTAACTAATGGTGTTAAAGTTACTGATCTTCAAGAAATCAAAATTGAAGATCTTTTAGGACGAGATCAAATTTTTATAAATTCAAATAAATTGGAAAAATCCTATCTACATAAAACGATACTTGTTACGGGTGGGGCTGGTTCAATTGGTTCAGAAATTTGTCGTCAATTATTGGATAAAAGTTTTCCCCAAAACCTAATAATTTTAGATCATAGTGAGTATAATCTTTATCTAATTGAAAAAGAATTCAGTAATTATAAAGGAAGTGCTAATTTAAAGTTTGTTTTATCTAGCGTAACAGACATCAAAGCTTTAACTGAAGTGTTTGACAATAATAGCATTGATATAGTATTTCATGCTGCAGCCTATAAACACGTTCCTTTACTTGAAAATCAACCTAAAATAGCTATTCAAAACAATGTTATTGGAACTAAACAGGTTGTAGACTTAAGTATGAAATATAAAGTGGAGCGATTTCTTCTTGTTTCAACTGATAAAGCTGTAAATCCAACGAATGTAATGGGTGCAACAAAGCGTGTTGCTGAATTGTATGTAAATGCTCAAACGAGCGAGCACACCAAATTTATGGTAACTCGGTTTGGGAATGTTCTTGGCTCAGCGGGAAGTGTGGTTCCATTATTCAAAAAGCAAATTAAGCAAGGCGGACCTATTACGGTAACTCATAAAAACATTGAACGCTTTTTTATGACAATACCAGAAGCATCATTATTAGTTATTTTATCTTGCGCGATTGGTGTAGGAGGAGAAACTTTTGTTCTTGAAATGGGTAAACCGGTGAAGATTGTAGAGCTTGCTGAACAAGTCATCAAATTATCAGGTCAAAAGCCTTATGAAGATATTGATATTGAGTTTACAGGCTTAAGATCAGGCGAAAAAATGTATGAGGAACTATTTTACTCAAAAGAAGAGCTTAAAGAATCTGGTTATGAAAAATTATTAATTGGGCAATCCACCAACATTAAAATTGAAAAATGA
- a CDS encoding 5-oxoprolinase subunit B family protein, protein MDQNNKLQFYNFEQLSENSVLIEFSTNITKNQSILLNELSKKLVKLFQTQLVEIIPSHNSLYIEYKPLLIKTQLIKETSIKLLSNLKSKDNKIRKHRIPVCYDRRLTTDIEEISKVLKIPTCEIIKLHLSQNYFVSALGFMPGFAYLYGLNTKLNIPRKSTPARQVYPGSVGIANDFTAIYPSFSPGGWYIIGLTPFKIKSILDDKNSFFQVGDEINFYQIPYKEYKY, encoded by the coding sequence ATGGATCAAAATAATAAGTTACAATTTTATAACTTTGAACAATTATCTGAGAATTCAGTTTTAATAGAATTTTCAACCAACATAACTAAAAATCAATCAATCCTTTTAAATGAACTTTCAAAAAAACTAGTTAAACTATTTCAAACACAACTTGTTGAAATTATTCCTTCTCATAATTCACTTTATATAGAGTATAAACCTTTACTCATTAAAACACAGCTTATAAAAGAAACCTCAATAAAATTATTAAGTAACCTCAAATCAAAAGATAATAAAATTAGAAAGCATCGAATTCCAGTATGTTATGACAGAAGGCTCACAACTGACATAGAAGAAATCAGCAAAGTACTCAAAATACCAACCTGTGAAATTATCAAATTACACCTTTCTCAAAATTACTTTGTTAGTGCCCTTGGATTTATGCCGGGTTTTGCCTATTTATATGGTCTAAATACTAAGCTGAACATTCCAAGAAAAAGCACACCAGCAAGGCAGGTTTATCCTGGCAGTGTTGGCATTGCCAATGACTTCACCGCTATTTATCCAAGTTTTTCTCCGGGTGGTTGGTATATAATAGGGCTCACTCCATTCAAAATAAAATCAATACTAGACGATAAAAATAGTTTTTTTCAAGTTGGAGATGAAATCAATTTTTATCAAATACCATACAAGGAATATAAATATTAA
- a CDS encoding 4Fe-4S dicluster domain-containing protein — MFNKSTSFIFVKGHYYKFRKYSFLAVLFILFSLPWLLNLYFSKMSPKLYILMINPGFLKIIPLVLIILGCLLYLLTVRKGRYWCGFLCPQTIGVFVTQAIENKLKKIIRRKIASYWQKLCYDILLFIILFSLSIITSLHILGLFYPIYHLLFFFTDHAYEIFLIIFFLAILIYILSSHLKTKFCQYICPYARFQSIMISDKTQVVYFDHSRVNLTDGKNDCIDCKMCIKVCPTRIDIREGFQQNCINCGACVDACNKVMKNIKKPIDLIKYASVNQSTKSFQNKGVYSAIVIVLIASIFIGLTVSNQKQIEIFIQNDRNTQTVNQNHEFIKNFYKIKYVNNTKEDLDLVLTSSAHQLILKGHTHFKLVKGASIELPIMAIAKYKDLKMKQFEFYFKFDVSGKTYIKKAKFLSN, encoded by the coding sequence ATGTTCAATAAATCAACCAGCTTTATTTTTGTTAAAGGTCATTATTATAAATTTAGAAAATATAGCTTTCTAGCTGTTTTGTTTATATTGTTTAGCTTACCATGGCTCTTAAACCTTTACTTTTCTAAGATGTCTCCAAAGCTTTATATTTTGATGATTAATCCAGGTTTTCTTAAAATCATTCCTTTAGTTTTGATTATATTGGGGTGTTTATTATATTTATTAACAGTTCGAAAAGGTCGTTATTGGTGTGGTTTCTTATGCCCACAAACAATTGGTGTATTTGTAACGCAAGCAATTGAAAATAAATTAAAAAAAATAATTCGAAGAAAAATTGCCAGTTATTGGCAAAAGCTTTGCTACGATATACTTTTATTTATCATTCTTTTTAGTTTATCAATTATAACGTCGCTTCATATTTTGGGTCTATTTTATCCCATATATCACTTATTATTTTTCTTTACAGATCACGCCTACGAGATTTTTTTGATCATCTTTTTTTTAGCAATCTTGATTTATATTTTATCATCTCATTTAAAAACAAAATTCTGTCAATATATTTGTCCCTATGCGCGGTTTCAATCCATTATGATTTCAGATAAAACTCAAGTTGTTTATTTTGATCATTCAAGAGTCAATCTTACCGATGGAAAAAATGATTGTATTGATTGTAAAATGTGTATCAAAGTATGCCCTACAAGAATTGATATAAGAGAAGGTTTTCAACAAAACTGTATTAATTGTGGCGCATGCGTTGACGCATGTAATAAAGTTATGAAAAATATAAAAAAACCGATCGATTTGATTAAATATGCAAGTGTTAATCAATCTACTAAAAGTTTTCAAAATAAAGGTGTTTATTCGGCTATTGTCATCGTATTGATAGCAAGTATTTTTATAGGTCTTACCGTTTCTAATCAAAAACAAATAGAAATCTTTATTCAAAATGATAGAAATACACAAACTGTTAACCAAAACCATGAATTCATTAAGAATTTTTACAAAATAAAATATGTAAATAATACTAAAGAAGATCTTGATTTAGTGTTGACGTCAAGTGCGCATCAATTAATTTTAAAAGGTCATACACATTTTAAATTAGTGAAGGGTGCTTCTATCGAATTGCCCATAATGGCAATCGCCAAATATAAAGATTTAAAAATGAAACAATTTGAATTTTATTTTAAATTTGACGTGTCAGGAAAAACTTACATAAAAAAAGCTAAATTTTTGAGCAATTAA
- a CDS encoding DUF2470 domain-containing protein, translating into MKNSKAYYKCLNLIRGNLQGTLNTNSVMDPGYPFGSFVRYAFDFEGNIILLLSSIAEHTQNFLNDNRVSLTIIDRLTETLSQEVARVTILGEIDNIQDPLEEKIVYEIFFPESSGFYDQFHDFNFYKFSMKKIRFIGGFAQAYWLEVAEMKKKQFLDIEEQNMIVDHMNNEHRDTLIALILFHFKINIINENNIKLIYFDSNGLWIKYKTIYYIPFKKDAKTIGQVKKEIIQLSKFAKQNTQII; encoded by the coding sequence ATGAAAAACTCTAAAGCATATTATAAATGTTTAAATCTTATTCGAGGAAATCTTCAAGGTACTCTCAACACAAACTCAGTTATGGATCCAGGCTATCCTTTTGGCTCATTTGTTAGATATGCATTTGACTTTGAAGGAAACATTATTTTATTACTAAGTAGTATTGCTGAACATACTCAAAATTTTCTTAATGACAACCGAGTATCATTGACAATTATAGACCGACTCACGGAGACATTATCACAAGAAGTAGCAAGAGTAACAATTCTGGGTGAAATTGATAATATTCAGGATCCTCTTGAAGAAAAAATTGTTTATGAAATATTTTTTCCAGAAAGCAGTGGCTTTTATGATCAGTTTCATGACTTTAATTTTTATAAATTTTCTATGAAAAAAATTAGATTTATTGGTGGCTTTGCACAAGCTTATTGGTTAGAAGTGGCTGAGATGAAGAAAAAACAATTTTTAGATATTGAGGAGCAAAATATGATTGTCGATCATATGAATAATGAGCACCGTGATACACTCATAGCGTTAATTTTATTTCATTTCAAAATTAACATAATAAATGAAAATAACATCAAATTAATTTATTTTGATTCAAATGGCTTATGGATTAAATATAAAACAATTTATTATATTCCTTTTAAAAAGGATGCAAAAACAATTGGACAAGTTAAAAAAGAAATTATTCAATTAAGTAAATTTGCAAAACAAAATACTCAAATTATTTAG
- a CDS encoding 5-oxoprolinase subunit PxpA, which yields MIKINADIGEGFGCWKANDDEKIIPYLDYANIACGFHASDPDIMSRCVFLCKKHNVIIGAHPSFNDKLGFGRRLIPHSIHQIKNLCIYQIGALSYICNFHQTKCSFVKPHGALYHLMMEDLSVFIALIEIIKGIDSNLKLMILSGNSNDKYLKIADSFGVQLLFESFIDRIYLNNGNLKSRSQENAVITDVDIMKQQYRNLSDGFVMSDNSRKLTVNSQTACLHSDNPNALNFLKSLKKHNL from the coding sequence ATGATAAAGATTAATGCAGATATTGGCGAAGGATTTGGATGCTGGAAAGCGAATGATGATGAAAAAATCATCCCATATCTTGACTATGCTAATATTGCCTGCGGTTTTCATGCATCTGATCCCGACATTATGTCTCGTTGTGTTTTTCTATGTAAAAAGCATAACGTCATAATAGGAGCTCACCCTAGCTTTAATGACAAATTAGGTTTTGGAAGACGCTTGATACCTCATAGTATTCATCAAATTAAAAATTTATGTATTTATCAAATTGGTGCATTAAGTTATATTTGTAATTTTCATCAAACAAAATGCAGTTTTGTTAAACCTCATGGCGCACTGTATCATTTAATGATGGAAGATCTATCAGTATTTATAGCTTTAATTGAAATAATTAAAGGTATTGACTCTAACTTAAAATTGATGATATTGAGCGGTAATAGTAACGATAAATATCTAAAAATTGCAGACTCTTTTGGCGTTCAGCTTTTGTTTGAATCTTTTATCGATCGCATCTATTTAAATAATGGAAATTTAAAATCTAGATCTCAAGAAAATGCTGTTATTACTGATGTCGATATCATGAAACAACAATATAGAAATCTATCTGATGGATTTGTAATGTCAGATAACTCTAGAAAATTAACAGTTAATAGTCAAACTGCTTGTTTACACTCAGATAATCCAAACGCTCTTAACTTTTTAAAGTCATTAAAAAAACATAACCTTTGA
- a CDS encoding NAD-dependent epimerase/dehydratase family protein, which yields MKILVTGATGFIGGEFVKNTQFDLRCVVRKNKENNFNDVFEIDGLNTNTNWQGAFDGVDVVVHFAGIAQSEQTNQEEYEQINFKGTLKLAEEAASAGVKRFIFISTALVNGNNTNEKPFSEKDKVFPANAYATSKYKAEQSLQSLALKSNMDFVIIRPPVVYGNGVKSNFTTLVKLVKKLPILPFGLAHNSRSYLSVLNFIDFIELCLFNDKVANQTFLISDNESISTKELTNRINGVFGKKTRQLPVPILFLSY from the coding sequence ATGAAAATACTAGTAACTGGCGCAACAGGTTTTATTGGTGGTGAATTTGTAAAAAACACTCAATTTGATCTGCGTTGCGTAGTAAGAAAAAATAAAGAAAATAATTTCAATGATGTTTTTGAAATTGATGGTCTAAATACCAATACCAATTGGCAAGGAGCCTTCGATGGTGTTGATGTAGTAGTCCATTTTGCCGGAATAGCACAAAGTGAACAAACCAATCAAGAAGAGTATGAACAGATAAACTTTAAAGGTACATTGAAACTTGCTGAAGAAGCTGCTAGTGCAGGTGTTAAAAGATTTATCTTCATAAGTACAGCTTTAGTTAATGGGAACAATACGAATGAAAAACCATTCAGTGAGAAGGATAAAGTATTTCCAGCTAATGCATACGCTACTTCTAAATATAAAGCTGAACAGAGTTTACAATCTCTTGCATTAAAGTCTAATATGGATTTTGTTATTATTAGGCCTCCAGTTGTTTATGGAAATGGAGTTAAAAGTAACTTTACAACCCTTGTTAAACTTGTTAAAAAGCTTCCTATTTTACCTTTTGGCTTGGCTCATAACTCTCGTAGTTATTTATCGGTTTTAAATTTTATTGATTTTATTGAACTATGCCTTTTCAACGATAAAGTCGCTAACCAAACTTTCTTGATATCAGATAATGAATCAATATCAACAAAAGAACTAACTAATAGAATTAATGGTGTTTTTGGAAAAAAAACAAGACAATTACCAGTTCCTATTTTATTTTTAAGTTATTAG